The following coding sequences lie in one Cucurbita pepo subsp. pepo cultivar mu-cu-16 chromosome LG13, ASM280686v2, whole genome shotgun sequence genomic window:
- the LOC111808312 gene encoding pectinesterase gives MNMLHCFLLFSFLGITHAQSFHNFMSCSQTPYPDLCFHFINPNHNVPTTDVHQSYNITRFRNSAIRATLNQAMVAHHHLLSAMDLASFDDDDRVKSALIDCLELYEDSITELNRSVMNSMRANSIDHLTLLSASLANHQTCRDGFRDFGFSSHYLNNIIFPHQILSNFSKLITNSLAITKAAAVTATTSSNPRSQRLLAGSFPKWVSSDDRMLLRDTTEKRADMVVAQDGSGNFRTISEAVAAAAEVRKGSERRFVIYVKGGIYRENVVIKKTLKNVMMIGDGMGETIVTAMKNVKDGSTTFRSATFAVVGEGFIAKDMTFENRAGAEKHQAVSLRTNADRSIFYRCSFKGYQDTLYAHSNRHFFRECHIYGTIDFIFGDGASVFQNCNIFVRKPMENQKNTVTAQGRSDPNENTGFVIHNSVVRAAPDLKAVEGVYKTYLGRPWKAYSRTVVMRSFLDGLIEPAGWLPWAGDFGLKTVYYGEFKNSGGGASTMRRVQWPGYHVMKTAAEAERFTVESFLEGGGWIPATGVPFANGV, from the exons ATGAACATGCTgcattgttttcttctcttttcattcCTAGGGATCACCCATGCCCAAAGCTTCCACAATTTCATGTCTTGCTCCCAAACCCCATATCCAGACCTCTGCTTCCATTTCATCAACCCGAACCACAACGTACCCACCACCGACGTCCATCAATCTTATAACATCACTCGCTTTCGAAACTCGGCCATTCGAGCTACTTTGAACCAAGCCATGGTGGCCCATCACCACCTTCTCTCTGCCATGGATTTAGCTTCCTTTGACGATGACGACCGAGTGAAATCAGCTTTAATCGACTGTCTGGAACTCTATGAGGATTCAATCACCGAGCTCAATCGCTCGGTGATGAACTCTATGAGGGCCAATTCAATTGACCACTTGACATTGCTAAGTGCTTCATTAGCGAATCATCAAACATGTCGAGATGGGTTTCGagattttggattttcttctcattatttgaataatatcatttttccACATCAAATTTTGAGTAATTTCTCGAAATTGATCACCAATTCTCTTGCCATCACCAAGGCCGCTGCCGTGACAGCTACTACTTCTTCCAATCCTCGTAGCCAGCGGCTACTAGCCGGGTCGTTTCCCAAGTGGGTTTCTAGTGATGATAGGATGCTCCTCCGGGACACGACCGAGAAGCGCGCGGATATGGTGGTGGCCCAAGATGGGAGCGGCAATTTCAGAACGATATCGGAGGCGGTGGCCGCGGCGGCCGAGGTTAGGAAGGGAAGTGAAAGAAGGTTTGTTATATATGTAAAAGGTGGGATTTACAGAGAGAATGTTGTGATTAAGAAAACGTTGAAGAATGTTATGATGATTGGAGATGGGATGGGTGAGACGATCGTTACAGCCATGAAAAACGTCAAAGATGGATCAACCACTTTCCGATCAGCCACTTTTG CGGTGGTCGGCGAAGGGTTCATCGCCAAAGACATGACGTTCGAGAACAGGGCAGGAGCAGAGAAGCACCAAGCTGTTTCTCTCCGAACTAACGCCGATCGCTCAATTTTCTACCGATGCAGCTTCAAAGGCTACCAAGACACTCTATACGCCCACTCCAACCGCCATTTCTTCCGTGAATGCCACATCTACGGAACCATCGACTTCATTTTCGGCGATGGCGCCTCTGTATTTCAAAATTGCAACATCTTCGTCAGAAAGCCGATGGAAAACCAGAAGAACACGGTGACGGCGCAGGGGAGGTCCGACCCGAATGAAAACACGGGGTTTGTGATACATAATTCCGTTGTCAGAGCGGCACCGGACCTGAAGGCGGTGGAGGGTGTGTACAAAACCTATTTGGGTAGGCCGTGGAAGGCGTATTCGAGGACGGTGGTAATGAGGAGCTTTTTGGATGGGCTAATTGAACCGGCGGGGTGGCTTCCTTGGGCAGGAGATTTCGGTCTGAAGACGGTTTATTATGGGGAGTTTAAGAACAGCGGTGGCGGGGCAAGTACAATGAGGAGGGTGCAGTGGCCGGGTTACCATGTCATGAAGACTGCGGCGGAGGCCGAGAGATTTACAGTGGAAAGTTTCCTGGAAGGAGGAGGTTGGATTCCGGCCACCGGAGTGCCATTTGCAAATGGGGTATGA